In Kordia antarctica, the following proteins share a genomic window:
- a CDS encoding TonB-dependent receptor, producing the protein MAQNTQEKQLLTEVISALEKKYDVKFSYAVEDLGSIKIHPPNDSLNLQEAVAYLNTQTLLNFKMLNERYVTVSVLDKKIDICGYLKSAETNDALFGGTIAIAGETRGSTTSETGKFILNQVSPNAQILISYLGYESKTVIAKDIFTTSDCRTISLKPINENLDEIVIVKFLTTGLQKILDGSTVLNTKEFGILPGLTAPDILQSIQALPGVESANESIANINVRGGTNDQNLMLWDGIKMYHSGHFFGLISAYNPYLTEKVTVTKNGTSSEYSDGVSSTIKMETKDNITNEFSGGFGFDLISADAFLEIPLTENLELHVSARRSYTDIFNTPTYDRYFDRSFQDSDININSDNINEAATTSNFVFNDYSAKILYDFNENHQFRLSFLSIDNQLDYMETTTNTSDETISRVSELNQSNIGTSGNWKASWSDKLNTEFSGFYSTYMVDADDYRVESDQRLTQINEVIETGIKLKASYKWTENIRLNAGYQFNEIGILNETKVSLPFFERIKKDVLLNHAAFAEAEYKKENTYVRLGLRANYFQQFQKFRLEPRINIRQKLSNQFAVKFLGEFKNQSATQIVDFQDDFLGVENRRWILANNENIPIAESIQGSAGIEFNHNNLVIDVTGFYKNIDGITTSSQGFYNGLQFSDATGSYQSYGLEFLANKTADAYSAWISYTHSINDYTFDQFTPSKFPNNVDARHSVSAAFNYEFIKNLKISVGGIWRSGQPYTEPIEGNETVQNGNFTQVNYEEPNSSFLNNFKRLDASISYGFNIHNDIKGTLKAGVLNITNERNVINRYYEVDSEDNTKAKRVDNISLRMTPNVSFRVSF; encoded by the coding sequence ATGGCACAAAATACGCAAGAAAAACAGCTGCTAACTGAAGTCATTAGCGCGCTAGAAAAAAAATACGATGTCAAGTTTTCGTATGCGGTAGAAGATTTAGGAAGTATCAAAATACATCCGCCAAACGATTCGCTCAATCTACAAGAAGCCGTTGCGTATTTAAACACACAAACCTTACTGAACTTCAAAATGCTGAATGAACGGTATGTTACGGTTTCTGTGCTAGATAAAAAGATTGACATTTGTGGGTATTTAAAATCTGCAGAAACAAATGACGCGCTTTTTGGCGGAACTATTGCCATTGCTGGCGAAACTAGAGGAAGTACAACTTCTGAAACTGGAAAATTTATACTCAACCAAGTTTCCCCAAACGCACAAATTTTGATCTCTTATTTAGGATACGAATCAAAAACAGTGATTGCAAAAGATATATTTACCACTAGCGATTGTCGTACAATTTCATTAAAACCAATCAATGAAAACTTAGACGAAATAGTGATTGTAAAGTTTCTAACTACTGGACTTCAAAAAATATTGGATGGAAGTACCGTTTTAAACACCAAAGAGTTTGGAATCTTGCCAGGATTGACAGCTCCCGATATTTTACAATCCATTCAAGCCTTACCAGGTGTGGAAAGTGCAAATGAAAGTATTGCAAATATCAATGTACGTGGCGGAACAAATGACCAAAATCTAATGCTTTGGGACGGAATTAAAATGTATCATTCAGGACACTTTTTTGGGTTAATTTCTGCGTACAATCCATACTTAACAGAGAAAGTTACTGTGACCAAAAACGGAACAAGTAGCGAATATAGCGATGGAGTTTCAAGCACGATAAAAATGGAAACTAAAGACAATATTACCAATGAATTTTCAGGTGGTTTTGGATTTGATTTGATAAGTGCAGATGCCTTTTTAGAAATTCCGCTGACTGAAAATTTAGAACTACACGTTTCTGCGAGACGTTCGTATACAGACATTTTCAACACGCCAACATACGACCGCTATTTTGATCGAAGTTTTCAAGATAGCGACATCAATATCAATAGCGATAACATCAATGAAGCAGCAACAACTTCCAACTTTGTATTTAATGATTATTCGGCTAAAATTCTGTATGATTTCAATGAAAATCATCAGTTTCGACTTAGTTTTTTAAGTATTGACAATCAGTTGGATTATATGGAAACAACGACAAATACGTCCGATGAAACTATTTCACGTGTAAGCGAATTGAATCAGTCTAATATTGGAACGAGCGGAAATTGGAAAGCTTCGTGGAGCGATAAATTAAACACAGAATTTTCAGGTTTTTATTCAACATACATGGTTGATGCTGATGATTACAGAGTAGAATCAGATCAGCGATTGACGCAAATTAATGAAGTCATTGAAACTGGAATCAAACTAAAAGCTTCATACAAATGGACCGAAAACATTCGACTAAATGCTGGTTATCAGTTTAACGAAATAGGGATTTTAAACGAAACCAAGGTAAGTTTACCGTTCTTTGAAAGAATCAAAAAAGATGTGTTGCTCAATCATGCTGCATTTGCGGAAGCCGAATATAAAAAGGAGAACACTTACGTGAGATTAGGTTTGCGCGCCAACTATTTTCAGCAGTTTCAAAAATTTCGATTGGAACCTCGAATCAACATTCGACAAAAATTATCTAACCAATTTGCAGTAAAATTTTTAGGAGAATTTAAAAATCAATCAGCAACACAAATTGTAGATTTTCAAGATGATTTCTTAGGTGTGGAAAACCGCCGTTGGATTTTAGCAAATAACGAAAATATTCCAATTGCAGAAAGTATTCAAGGCTCGGCAGGAATTGAATTCAATCATAATAATCTAGTAATAGATGTTACGGGATTTTATAAAAATATAGACGGAATTACGACATCAAGTCAAGGTTTTTATAACGGATTGCAATTTAGCGATGCTACTGGAAGTTATCAATCATATGGGTTGGAATTTTTGGCAAATAAAACAGCTGATGCATATAGCGCTTGGATAAGTTATACACATAGCATAAACGATTATACGTTTGATCAATTTACACCTTCAAAGTTTCCAAACAATGTAGATGCGCGACATTCGGTTTCGGCAGCGTTTAACTATGAATTTATCAAAAATTTAAAAATTTCCGTGGGCGGAATTTGGCGTTCAGGACAACCGTATACAGAACCAATTGAAGGAAATGAAACGGTTCAAAACGGAAACTTTACACAAGTCAATTATGAAGAGCCAAACAGCAGTTTTTTAAACAATTTCAAACGATTAGATGCTTCAATAAGTTACGGATTTAATATTCACAACGATATCAAAGGAACACTAAAAGCAGGCGTTTTAAATATCACAAATGAACGAAATGTGATCAATCGATACTATGAAGTTGATTCCGAAGACAACACCAAAGCAAAACGTGTAGACAATATTTCGCTTCGCATGACGCCGAATGTTAGTTTTCGGGTGAGTTTTTAA
- a CDS encoding tetratricopeptide repeat protein, with the protein MESKSHLRGAQLFELGRFKEAIPVLNQAISESVYNYASKYYLALCFFNIDAYDKSSKIIDELLQESPNEGNLFFIKAQIASRLDKTSEALNLINQSIALDPYQADYFAFKGALLMANKKFEPALDFVNQGLQLDPKNAACLNLRARLLTKLNRKEEAQETVEHILYDNAEDDYAHANVGWVALENGNTKKALHHFKQALQLNPNMQYAREGMTTALKSKNFLYKWYLKYAFWMSNQSSRNQWIFIIGLYIAYRIGIVVLQASDLTFLVIPLVIVYLLFVLGGWIMEPLSNTILLADSYGKYLLQDRQKYSGYAFGGLALAGILAVGAYFTFGNELYMLWGLTFFCALLPLPGSFLREQKRTRLIGLFYGIAMICVGFFGVFFTNDIMLNGAIVLGMMVVYTWISGFIS; encoded by the coding sequence ATGGAATCTAAAAGTCATTTAAGAGGCGCACAATTGTTCGAATTAGGACGTTTTAAAGAAGCAATTCCTGTTCTAAATCAAGCGATTTCGGAAAGTGTTTACAATTATGCAAGCAAGTATTATTTGGCACTTTGTTTTTTTAATATTGATGCATATGATAAATCATCCAAAATTATAGATGAGTTATTGCAAGAATCACCAAACGAAGGAAATTTATTTTTTATAAAAGCACAAATTGCGTCACGTTTAGATAAAACTTCAGAAGCGTTAAATTTAATCAATCAAAGTATTGCATTAGATCCGTATCAAGCAGATTATTTTGCGTTTAAAGGCGCGTTATTAATGGCAAACAAAAAGTTTGAACCTGCGTTAGATTTTGTGAATCAAGGCTTACAACTCGATCCGAAAAATGCAGCGTGTCTAAATCTTCGCGCACGATTATTGACAAAATTAAACCGAAAAGAAGAAGCTCAAGAAACTGTTGAACATATTTTATACGACAACGCAGAAGACGATTATGCGCACGCAAATGTCGGTTGGGTTGCATTGGAAAATGGCAATACCAAGAAAGCGTTGCATCATTTTAAACAAGCGTTACAACTGAATCCAAACATGCAATACGCACGTGAAGGAATGACAACGGCTTTAAAATCGAAGAACTTTTTATACAAATGGTATCTAAAATATGCCTTTTGGATGAGCAATCAATCGTCTCGAAATCAATGGATTTTCATCATTGGTTTATATATTGCATATCGTATAGGAATTGTAGTTTTACAAGCATCTGACTTAACGTTTTTAGTAATTCCGTTAGTTATTGTGTATTTACTTTTTGTCCTTGGCGGATGGATTATGGAACCCTTATCCAACACCATTTTATTAGCCGATTCGTACGGAAAATATTTATTACAAGACCGTCAAAAATATAGTGGATACGCTTTTGGCGGATTGGCATTAGCAGGAATTTTGGCAGTTGGCGCCTATTTCACGTTTGGAAATGAACTGTATATGTTATGGGGATTAACCTTTTTCTGTGCGTTATTACCATTGCCGGGATCATTTTTAAGAGAACAAAAAAGAACAAGATTGATTGGACTTTTTTACGGAATCGCGATGATTTGCGTAGGATTTTTTGGCGTGTTTTTTACCAACGACATTATGCTCAACGGCGCAATCGTTTTAGGAATGATGGTTGTGTATACGTGGATTTCCGGGTTTATTTCTTAA
- a CDS encoding FecR family protein, giving the protein MDKEKDILKWFNGALSEEEIKSLHETGDVDTLEKINFYGAQFEVPKRDVEAALNDFKTNYLTKTKKEETKVRKLNISFISKIAAAVLLLVTVSYLLLSNNTFTLETSFAQNKQISLPDGSEVTLNAGSKLSYVKDSWEKERNLELDGEAFFKVSKGEKFTVQMDEGTVQVLGTQFNIKDRKNYFDVQCFEGKVSVTYGKETVILTKGKAFRIVNEKDVNVYDITSENPSWMQNESTFDRVPLSQVIEELERQYDIVIKTNDVDTTQLYTGTFAHNNKELALQSVTIPLRMTYTIEDKKVIFYNHGSK; this is encoded by the coding sequence ATGGACAAAGAAAAAGACATATTAAAATGGTTTAATGGAGCGCTTTCCGAAGAAGAAATCAAAAGTTTACACGAAACTGGCGATGTTGATACTTTGGAAAAAATTAATTTCTATGGAGCACAATTTGAGGTGCCTAAACGTGATGTTGAAGCGGCATTAAATGATTTTAAAACAAACTATCTAACAAAAACAAAAAAGGAAGAAACGAAAGTTAGAAAATTAAATATTAGCTTTATCTCTAAAATAGCCGCCGCCGTTTTATTATTAGTTACAGTTTCCTATTTATTACTTTCAAACAATACATTTACGCTAGAAACTTCATTTGCGCAAAACAAACAAATCTCTTTGCCAGATGGCTCAGAAGTAACTTTAAACGCAGGTTCTAAACTATCATATGTCAAAGATTCTTGGGAAAAAGAACGCAACTTAGAATTAGATGGTGAAGCCTTTTTTAAAGTAAGTAAAGGTGAAAAATTTACGGTTCAAATGGACGAAGGAACAGTTCAGGTATTAGGAACACAATTTAATATCAAAGACCGAAAAAATTACTTTGACGTTCAATGTTTCGAAGGAAAAGTAAGCGTAACCTATGGCAAAGAAACGGTTATCTTAACCAAAGGAAAAGCATTCCGAATTGTCAATGAGAAAGATGTAAATGTCTATGACATTACCAGCGAAAATCCTTCGTGGATGCAAAATGAATCTACTTTTGACAGAGTTCCATTATCGCAAGTAATTGAAGAATTAGAGCGTCAATATGATATCGTAATCAAAACAAATGATGTAGATACGACACAATTATACACAGGAACTTTTGCACACAACAACAAAGAATTAGCGTTACAATCTGTGACAATACCGTTGCGAATGACATATACGATTGAAGACAAAAAAGTGATATTTTACAATCATGGCAGTAAATAA
- a CDS encoding helix-turn-helix domain-containing protein: MGKSINAKELIAKRYGKKGTEKREAFREGAFSYYFGEIIKNRRKELHMTQEHLAEKVGKKRPYISRIENGEDIRLSNFALLANALGLTIQLTVE, encoded by the coding sequence ATGGGAAAATCAATAAACGCAAAAGAATTAATTGCAAAACGTTATGGGAAAAAAGGCACGGAAAAACGTGAAGCGTTTAGAGAAGGTGCTTTTTCCTATTATTTTGGAGAAATTATAAAGAATCGCAGGAAAGAATTACACATGACTCAAGAACATCTAGCAGAAAAAGTTGGAAAGAAAAGGCCGTATATTTCTAGAATTGAAAACGGAGAAGACATTAGATTATCTAATTTTGCTTTACTTGCAAACGCTTTGGGACTAACAATTCAGTTGACAGTTGAATAA
- the hemF gene encoding oxygen-dependent coproporphyrinogen oxidase → MKDLFLNYIHQLQDTITSTLEKVDGKTTFEEDLWKRPEGGGGRTRVIENGAIFEKGGVNISAVHGELPEALRKNFNVEQGDFFACGLSLVLHPKNPFIPTVHANWRYFEMYDKEGNVVTQWFGGGQDLTPYYLFEEDATHFHTVCKTACDKHHPEFYPTHKKTCDNYFWNSHRDEARGVGGLFFDYLKETDEFSMQDRFDFVTEVGNSFLESYVPIVERRKNIEYTQNHKDWQEVRRGRYVEFNLVHDRGTLFGLKTNGRIESILMSLPPTVQWKYNHHPEIGSEEAKLIEVLMNPKDWVL, encoded by the coding sequence ATGAAAGATCTTTTTCTCAATTATATTCATCAATTACAAGACACTATTACATCAACACTAGAAAAAGTTGATGGAAAAACAACCTTTGAAGAAGACTTATGGAAACGTCCAGAAGGCGGCGGCGGACGAACGCGTGTCATTGAAAATGGAGCAATTTTTGAAAAAGGTGGTGTTAATATTTCGGCAGTTCACGGCGAACTTCCAGAAGCATTACGAAAAAATTTCAACGTGGAACAAGGCGATTTTTTTGCATGCGGATTGAGCTTAGTATTGCATCCAAAAAATCCATTTATTCCAACAGTTCATGCCAATTGGCGTTATTTTGAAATGTATGATAAGGAAGGAAATGTTGTCACACAATGGTTTGGTGGCGGACAAGATTTAACGCCATATTACTTGTTTGAAGAAGATGCAACACACTTTCATACAGTTTGTAAAACGGCGTGTGACAAACATCATCCGGAATTTTATCCAACACATAAAAAAACCTGTGACAATTACTTTTGGAATTCACATCGTGACGAAGCGCGTGGCGTTGGCGGATTATTTTTTGATTACCTAAAAGAAACGGACGAATTTTCCATGCAAGATCGGTTTGACTTTGTAACTGAAGTTGGAAACAGTTTCCTAGAAAGTTATGTGCCAATTGTAGAACGCAGAAAAAATATTGAATACACACAAAATCATAAAGATTGGCAAGAAGTACGTCGCGGACGATATGTTGAGTTCAATTTGGTTCATGACAGAGGAACTTTATTTGGCTTAAAAACTAACGGACGCATTGAAAGTATTTTAATGAGTTTGCCGCCAACAGTGCAGTGGAAATACAATCATCATCCTGAAATTGGAAGTGAAGAAGCAAAACTGATTGAGGTTTTGATGAATCCGAAAGATTGGGTTTTGTAA
- a CDS encoding PaaI family thioesterase yields MEHYQKLERMYLAANMNTQLYETTEIKIEDEVAEIKLTIDSKYFHALGAIHGSVYFKLLDDAAFFAVSSIIKDVFLLTTSFNINITRPVSQGVITATGKLKFKSRNLFVAESSLVDEKGREIAFGTGNFTKSNISLTEEIGYK; encoded by the coding sequence ATGGAACATTACCAAAAATTAGAGCGAATGTATTTGGCAGCAAATATGAATACACAACTCTATGAAACCACAGAAATAAAAATTGAAGATGAAGTTGCAGAAATAAAGTTGACAATTGATTCCAAATATTTTCATGCGCTTGGCGCGATTCACGGTTCGGTATATTTCAAACTATTGGATGATGCCGCTTTTTTTGCCGTAAGTTCTATTATAAAAGATGTATTTTTATTAACAACTTCATTCAACATTAACATTACTAGACCTGTAAGCCAAGGCGTAATTACTGCAACAGGAAAGCTGAAATTCAAATCGCGAAATCTATTTGTTGCCGAAAGTAGTTTGGTCGACGAAAAAGGCCGGGAAATAGCTTTTGGGACAGGAAATTTTACCAAAAGCAATATTTCATTAACGGAAGAAATTGGTTATAAATAA
- a CDS encoding type II toxin-antitoxin system RelE/ParE family toxin: protein MREIDIAEECLEFIDSQEERVALKFFQLIEVISEIKVINSNFLKKLKSTQFYELRIKSGNEYRIVIFAIDHLNFSECKKAICLYGFQKKGTKDYKKAIKQAEKILENYLKEE from the coding sequence ATGAGAGAAATCGATATTGCAGAAGAATGTTTGGAATTTATCGACAGTCAAGAAGAGAGAGTTGCATTGAAATTTTTTCAACTTATTGAAGTTATCAGTGAAATTAAAGTGATTAATTCCAATTTTCTGAAAAAACTGAAATCAACACAATTTTATGAATTGCGAATTAAATCAGGAAACGAATATCGAATTGTAATCTTTGCTATTGACCACCTGAATTTTTCAGAATGTAAAAAAGCAATTTGCTTGTATGGATTTCAAAAAAAAGGAACTAAAGATTATAAAAAAGCAATTAAACAAGCAGAAAAAATACTGGAGAATTATTTAAAAGAAGAATAA
- a CDS encoding ATP-binding protein translates to MLESLLEALQFSPNNIPLKLQIAKLFMQQGSFAEAEQHFIQIIDLDSNHIEAKYELASCFYKQQKITACEVLLEEIIKVRSDRKFLELLCYCQINQENYSDAQETYRELLELDPSYENEDFDNVLKVNTTREPDFVDEDGLSFLKKPTTNFASIGGMEEIKKEIDLKIIKPLEHKDLYKAYGKKIGGGILLYGPPGCGKTHIARATAGEIDANFISIGINDILDMWIGSSEKNLHEIFETARANTPCVIFIDEIDALGANRNDVNKTSGRSVINQFLAELDGIDADNDGILVLGATNAPWHLDPAFRRPGRFDRIIFVSPPDVEAKAEIFNIHLKEKPTETIDYMSLAKAAKEFSGADIQAAIDVAIEVKLEASFKDGIPKPLSTKDILKAIKKVKPSTKEWFVSSKNYALYANDSGLYDDILAYLKIKK, encoded by the coding sequence ATGTTAGAAAGTTTACTAGAAGCATTACAATTTTCTCCAAATAATATTCCACTCAAACTTCAAATTGCCAAATTGTTTATGCAACAAGGAAGTTTTGCTGAAGCGGAACAACATTTTATTCAAATTATTGATTTAGATAGCAATCACATAGAAGCAAAATATGAATTGGCTAGTTGTTTTTACAAGCAGCAAAAAATTACAGCTTGCGAAGTTTTGTTGGAAGAAATTATAAAAGTACGATCAGATCGAAAGTTTTTAGAATTGTTATGTTATTGTCAAATAAATCAAGAAAATTACAGCGACGCGCAAGAAACATATAGAGAATTACTTGAGCTTGATCCATCTTATGAAAATGAAGATTTTGACAATGTATTAAAAGTAAACACAACGCGCGAACCAGATTTTGTTGATGAAGATGGTTTATCTTTTCTAAAAAAACCAACGACAAATTTTGCCAGTATTGGCGGAATGGAAGAAATCAAAAAGGAAATTGATCTCAAAATCATAAAACCATTAGAACATAAAGATTTATACAAAGCGTACGGTAAAAAAATTGGTGGCGGAATTTTATTATACGGTCCGCCAGGTTGCGGAAAAACACATATTGCACGTGCAACTGCAGGCGAAATTGACGCGAATTTTATCAGTATTGGAATCAACGATATTTTGGATATGTGGATTGGAAGTTCAGAGAAAAACTTACATGAAATCTTTGAAACTGCGCGCGCAAATACACCGTGCGTCATTTTTATTGATGAAATTGATGCGCTTGGCGCGAATAGAAACGATGTAAATAAAACTTCAGGAAGGTCTGTTATTAATCAGTTTCTAGCGGAATTGGACGGAATTGACGCCGATAACGACGGAATTTTAGTGCTTGGCGCTACGAATGCTCCTTGGCATTTAGATCCAGCTTTTCGTCGTCCAGGACGTTTTGATCGCATCATATTTGTTTCGCCACCAGATGTGGAAGCAAAAGCGGAAATATTTAACATTCATCTCAAAGAAAAACCAACAGAAACCATTGATTATATGTCATTGGCAAAAGCGGCAAAAGAATTTTCGGGCGCAGATATTCAGGCAGCAATTGATGTTGCTATTGAAGTAAAACTGGAAGCTTCTTTTAAAGACGGAATTCCAAAACCACTAAGCACGAAAGACATTTTAAAAGCAATCAAAAAAGTAAAACCAAGCACTAAAGAATGGTTTGTATCTTCTAAAAACTACGCGTTGTATGCAAATGATAGCGGATTGTACGATGATATTTTAGCATATTTAAAAATCAAAAAATAA
- a CDS encoding EI24 domain-containing protein, whose product MIKDIFNGIQAYFSAYTLLNKLNLWRFFVIPIVISFLLGIFIIFTAYGLSDNIGNYIASIWGFTWGKQTVTTISHFIGGLIVLAVGIIIFKHTLMAIVSPFMSPISEKIEQHLLGTVRKQTTGFKAQTSTLARGIRLNFRNLIVEILWIIPFFIFSFIPLIGIIFLFLIFLIQAYYAGFGNMDYTLERYFPYKKSIEFVRKNRGIAIGNGVGFMLILLIPIIGILIVLPLSVVASTVTTLKALHPEKFDKNNRIITT is encoded by the coding sequence ATGATAAAAGATATATTTAACGGAATTCAAGCCTATTTTTCAGCATATACATTACTGAATAAACTCAATTTGTGGCGCTTTTTTGTGATTCCGATCGTGATTAGTTTTTTGCTTGGTATTTTCATCATTTTTACTGCGTATGGTTTGTCAGACAACATTGGAAATTACATTGCTAGTATTTGGGGATTTACTTGGGGAAAACAAACTGTTACGACGATAAGTCATTTTATTGGCGGATTGATCGTTCTTGCAGTTGGAATCATTATTTTCAAACATACACTCATGGCAATTGTTTCGCCGTTTATGAGTCCAATATCTGAAAAAATAGAACAGCATCTTTTAGGAACTGTTCGCAAACAAACCACTGGATTCAAAGCGCAAACCTCAACATTGGCAAGAGGAATCAGATTAAATTTTCGAAATTTGATCGTAGAAATTTTATGGATCATTCCATTTTTTATATTCAGTTTCATTCCGTTAATTGGAATAATTTTCTTGTTCTTAATCTTTTTAATACAAGCGTATTATGCAGGTTTTGGAAACATGGATTATACGTTAGAACGCTACTTTCCGTATAAAAAAAGTATTGAATTTGTTCGGAAAAACAGAGGAATTGCCATTGGAAACGGAGTTGGTTTTATGCTTATTTTATTAATTCCGATTATTGGAATTTTAATTGTATTGCCATTATCGGTTGTTGCTTCAACGGTAACGACTTTGAAAGCGTTACATCCTGAAAAATTCGACAAAAACAACCGTATTATTACAACTTAA
- a CDS encoding RNA polymerase sigma factor has protein sequence MQSEHDNLCDEDYFTKFYATYLQAASNFAFYKSGDKATSMDIIQEAFVKIWENCAKIDTSKAKTYLFTTINNTFLNIVKHQKVVLTYEQGSSYMDRTNQDPEYIMQENEFKKKLQAAIAGLEDKEREVFLLNRIEGKKYREIAELLDISQKTVEKRMSLALKYLRTKIEGL, from the coding sequence ATGCAATCGGAGCACGATAATTTATGTGATGAAGATTACTTTACTAAATTTTATGCTACGTATCTACAAGCTGCGAGTAATTTTGCTTTCTATAAAAGTGGAGACAAAGCAACTTCTATGGATATTATTCAAGAAGCTTTTGTGAAAATTTGGGAGAATTGTGCAAAAATAGATACCTCAAAAGCAAAGACGTATTTATTCACAACCATAAATAATACCTTCTTAAACATTGTTAAACATCAAAAAGTGGTGTTAACATATGAACAAGGTTCCTCGTATATGGATCGCACCAATCAGGATCCTGAATATATCATGCAAGAAAACGAGTTTAAAAAGAAGCTTCAAGCTGCTATTGCAGGTCTAGAAGATAAAGAGCGCGAAGTATTTTTATTAAATAGAATCGAAGGAAAAAAATATAGAGAAATTGCCGAATTATTAGACATTTCTCAAAAAACTGTTGAAAAACGCATGTCATTGGCATTAAAATATTTACGAACTAAAATAGAAGGATTATAA
- a CDS encoding membrane metalloprotease encodes MLKKGILVLICFTFFACSEDESITPTNNGTPNPTTANLQAVGSSANDILSDHTYTSLSIEIVYVQGFEPSQTAVNNFTSFLQERTFKPDGISTTLTAIESPGNTSYTIEDISNLESIHRMNYNSDSEVVIWVFFADAPSASNTSSGVVLGTAYRNTSFVIYEQTIQELSDEPFEPNRSVLETTVIKHEFGHLLGLTNLGSALQSAHEDAEHPKHCDVDSCLMYWAAETGSGISNMISGGNAPQLDAQCIADLQANGGK; translated from the coding sequence ATGCTTAAAAAAGGAATCTTAGTACTTATCTGTTTCACATTTTTTGCTTGTTCAGAAGATGAAAGCATCACGCCAACGAACAACGGAACACCAAATCCAACGACGGCTAATTTACAAGCGGTTGGAAGTTCAGCCAATGATATTTTATCAGACCATACATATACAAGTTTATCAATTGAAATTGTATATGTACAAGGTTTTGAACCGTCACAAACGGCTGTCAATAATTTCACTTCTTTTTTACAAGAACGAACGTTTAAACCTGATGGAATTTCGACAACACTTACCGCGATAGAATCGCCAGGAAATACTTCATATACAATTGAAGATATTTCGAATTTAGAAAGTATTCATCGAATGAATTATAATAGTGATTCTGAAGTTGTGATTTGGGTATTTTTTGCAGATGCACCTTCGGCAAGTAATACAAGTAGTGGAGTTGTACTTGGAACGGCTTATAGAAATACTTCTTTTGTAATTTATGAGCAAACGATACAAGAATTGAGTGACGAACCTTTTGAACCAAATAGAAGTGTTTTGGAAACAACAGTCATTAAACATGAGTTCGGGCATTTGTTAGGATTAACGAATTTAGGTTCCGCATTACAAAGTGCTCATGAAGATGCCGAACATCCAAAACATTGTGATGTAGATTCGTGCTTAATGTATTGGGCTGCCGAAACTGGTTCAGGAATTTCCAATATGATTTCTGGCGGAAATGCTCCACAATTAGACGCACAATGTATTGCGGATTTACAAGCAAATGGCGGAAAATAA
- a CDS encoding porin family protein produces the protein MKKTILTLGIILMAFQVGNAQDVTSKTANVGIKGGYNLAAVSFDGDGETSQRSGFHIGVYGESFLSESFALQLELLYSQQGYEIEANGGTFTQKLDYLNLPIILKGYISDNFFLETGPQIGLAISHKEEFDSSFNLFDTTQEFDPNSFDYGVNFGAGFKTDSGFTLSARYHLGLGDIYDEGSPKNRVWLFSVGFDL, from the coding sequence ATGAAAAAGACAATTTTAACTTTAGGAATTATTTTAATGGCATTTCAAGTAGGAAATGCACAAGATGTAACTTCAAAAACAGCAAATGTTGGAATCAAAGGTGGTTACAATTTGGCTGCGGTGAGTTTTGATGGCGACGGCGAAACAAGTCAGCGTAGTGGTTTTCATATTGGTGTCTACGGAGAATCATTTTTGAGTGAAAGCTTCGCATTGCAATTGGAGCTTTTATATTCGCAACAAGGGTATGAAATTGAAGCAAATGGCGGAACTTTTACGCAAAAACTAGATTATTTGAATCTTCCAATCATACTAAAAGGATATATTAGCGACAACTTTTTCTTAGAAACTGGTCCACAAATTGGGTTGGCTATTTCGCACAAAGAAGAATTTGACAGCAGTTTCAACTTGTTTGATACAACTCAAGAATTTGATCCAAATAGTTTTGATTACGGCGTAAATTTTGGTGCTGGTTTTAAAACAGATTCAGGATTTACATTATCAGCGCGTTACCATTTAGGATTGGGCGATATTTATGACGAAGGAAGTCCAAAAAATCGTGTTTGGCTGTTTTCAGTAGGATTTGATTTATAG